CTGCCGAACGCCGTTCGCTTCTCCAACGTAATCTCACCTACGGATGCTACCTCATGGAGTACCTTATAGCCAGGAATCTTTTTTAAGATCGATGTCACTTCTTCCCAAGCCTTGTCTCTCGATAAGTTATAATAGCGTGTCTTCATTTGGGGGTCCTTGACCCGGTCGCTTGTACTTTCTTGGCTGCGCACAATCCCTACCAGAGTCCTCTTCAACGACAAGACATTTCCTCCTTCACGATAATCGTTGCCATCATGCGGCACACCGAACCTCTTTTGCTGCAAGCGCTTTATAAAATACGATAAACAACCAAAAGTAAGCCCGATCATACCTGTGGCATGCGACCTTAGTGCCTCATGTCTTAGTTTAACATTGTTGCATACAAAAAACACCCTGTTTCTGCATAAAGCAGTACCAGAGTGTGTTCATTACGTTGCGGAATACCCGCTGATGCCGTTCGACCATAGCGTCTTCTGAACCTGCTTTAGCAGGTGGGTGATCGCAGAACAAACTT
This DNA window, taken from Paenibacillus kribbensis, encodes the following:
- a CDS encoding DUF1499 domain-containing protein, translating into MSLKRTLVGIVRSQESTSDRVKDPQMKTRYYNLSRDKAWEEVTSILKKIPGYKVLHEVASVGEITLEKRTAFGRTVDITVSILSVSPVRSAVDIYSASRGSLGDLGANYRIILQLFTMIDKKLSAYKVVQ